A single genomic interval of Danio aesculapii chromosome 5, fDanAes4.1, whole genome shotgun sequence harbors:
- the LOC130228447 gene encoding chemerin-like receptor 1, which translates to MNSTSDFEHQEEYSDDDLFNIEAETAISEDIRAGHCKEALCVIIVIFNVIIFLLGIVGNGAVIWITGFKMRKSVNTTWYLSLALSDFIFCSTLPLSISRIVMDTWIFGLFMCKFTSFVMTLNMYSSIFILVIISVDRCIAVKFPVWAQNRRTVQKASLVVVLVWFVSSLFSIPSAYFRNIAGNPPVVICYSHYEHHHSTIVFTRFTFGFLIPFLIISTCYSILICKLRSNQMSKSTKPYKIMTLLITAFFLCWLPFQIVSIVELAQTKHSPAMYRAQQVSVTLASVNSFLNPFLYAFMAKDFKKKCYSFLSKIESAIDEETRSAFRATSITNSVDNRLSTVV; encoded by the coding sequence ATGAATTCAACATCAGATTTTGAACATCAAGAAGAATACAGTGATGATGATTTATTTAATATCGAGGCGGAAACAGCCATTTCTGAAGATATTCGAGCTGGTCACTGTAAGGAAGCATTATGTGTGATCATTGTGATTTTTAATGTGATCATTTTCCTTCTCGGCATCGTTGGAAATGGTGCAGTGATCTGGATTACTGGTTTTAAGATGAGGAAGTCAGTGAACACCACCTGGTACCTGAGCCTGGCTTTGTCTGACTTCATTTTCTGCTCTACTCTGCCTCTGAGCATTAGCAGAATAGTTATGGACACCTGGATCTTTGGCCTCTTCATGTGCAAGTTCACCTCTTTTGTTATGACCCTCAATATGTACAGCAGCATCTTCATCCTAGTCATCATTAGTGTGGATCGCTGCATCGCCGTCAAGTTTCCCGTCTGGGCCCAGAATCGACGCACTGTCCAGAAAGCTTCTTTAGTGGTTgtgttggtttggtttgtttcttCTTTGTTTAGCATTCCATCTGCCTACTTCAGAAATATTGCAGGTAATCCACCAGTAGTGATATGTTATTCCCATTATGAGCATCACCACAGTACCATTGTGTTCACACGCTTCACTTTTGGGTTTCTGATTCCATTCCTGATCATTTCCACCTGTTACTCTATTCTGATTTGTAAACTTAGATCAAACCAAATGTCCAAATCCACCAAGCCCTACAAGATCATGACGTTACTGATCACAGCTTTTTTCCTCTGCTGGTTGCCTTTTCAGATAGTTTCTATTGTAGAGTTGGCCCAAACTAAGCACAGTCCTGCCATGTACAGAGCCCAACAAGTATCTGTTACTCTTGCCAGTGTGAACAGCTTTCTAAACCCTTTCCTGTACGCATTCATGGCCAAAGATTTCAAGAAGAAATGCTATTCCTTTCTGTCCAAGATTGAGAGCGCCATTGATGAGGAGACCCGAAGTGCTTTCAGAGCAACATCAATCACCAATTCTGTGGATAACAGACTTTCCACTGTTGTCTGA